From the genome of Solidesulfovibrio carbinolicus, one region includes:
- a CDS encoding DNA-directed RNA polymerase subunit alpha — MLTRNGQRLINSRNWTELVKPEVLDKDPSSTETFGRFVCEPLERGFGTTLGNALRRVLLSSLQGAAIVAARIEGVQHEFSTIPGVIEDVTEIILNLKQVRLAMATDEPQRLTLLAKEKGEVRASAIQGNHNVSVLSEDVLIATLSEDRDFRIDLEVRMGKGYVPADMHEGLESEIGLILLDASFSPVKKVAYTIEQARVGQMTNYDKLVLEVTTDGSIAPEDAISYSAKILKDQLTVFINFDEKESEAEKNRRRDDIELNPSLFKSIDELELSVRATNCLKSANIQTVGELMQKTEHEMLKTKNFGKKSLEEIRRVLEDMGLEFGMRIENFDQKYQEWLKRKQTDEA; from the coding sequence ATGTTGACTCGTAACGGCCAAAGGCTCATCAACTCCCGCAACTGGACCGAACTCGTCAAGCCCGAAGTCCTGGACAAGGACCCGAGCTCCACCGAGACCTTCGGACGGTTCGTGTGCGAGCCCCTGGAACGCGGGTTCGGCACGACGCTCGGCAATGCCCTGCGTCGTGTGCTCCTGTCGTCCCTGCAGGGCGCGGCCATCGTCGCCGCCCGCATCGAAGGGGTGCAGCACGAATTCTCCACGATTCCGGGAGTCATTGAGGATGTCACCGAGATCATCCTCAATCTCAAGCAGGTGCGGCTGGCCATGGCCACCGACGAGCCCCAGCGGCTTACCCTGCTCGCCAAGGAAAAGGGCGAAGTTCGGGCCAGCGCCATTCAGGGCAATCACAACGTCTCGGTGCTGTCCGAGGACGTCTTGATCGCCACCCTTTCCGAAGACCGCGATTTCCGCATCGACCTCGAAGTGCGCATGGGCAAGGGCTATGTCCCGGCCGACATGCACGAAGGGCTCGAATCCGAAATCGGCCTAATCCTCCTGGATGCGAGCTTCTCGCCTGTGAAAAAGGTGGCCTACACCATCGAACAGGCCCGCGTCGGCCAGATGACCAACTACGACAAGCTCGTGCTGGAAGTCACCACCGACGGCTCCATCGCCCCTGAGGACGCCATTTCCTACAGCGCCAAGATCCTCAAGGATCAACTCACGGTTTTCATCAATTTCGACGAGAAGGAATCCGAGGCGGAGAAGAATCGGCGTCGTGACGACATCGAACTCAACCCCAGCCTGTTTAAAAGCATCGACGAACTTGAGCTCTCCGTGCGCGCCACCAATTGCCTGAAGTCCGCCAATATCCAGACCGTTGGCGAACTTATGCAGAAAACCGAACACGAGATGCTCAAGACCAAGAACTTCGGCAAGAAATCCCTTGAGGAAATCCGCCGCGTTCTCGAGGATATGGGTCTCGAATTCGGTATGCGCATCGAGAACTTCGACCAAAAATACCAGGAATGGCTCAAGAGGAAGCAGACCGATGAGGCATAA
- a CDS encoding flagellin N-terminal helical domain-containing protein, translating into MSLVINHNMMAANAARNLSNSYGALATSTQRLSSGLRINTAADDAAGLAIRELMRADISAINQGVRNANDAISMIQTADGALQVIDEKLIRMKELAEQASTGTYTSDQRLIIDSEYQAMASEITRIANATDFNGIYLLNGNLSGATHNGSASVSTGKMKVHFGSGNESSEDYYYVQIGTSTASAFGLGIGAASSTDQAGRSISTQQLAQLALDAIKDAIVSKDKIRANLGALQNRLENTISNLQIQAENLQAAESQISDVDVATEMTQFVRNQILTQSAVAMLSQANSMPKMAMQLIGG; encoded by the coding sequence ATGTCGCTCGTTATCAACCACAATATGATGGCCGCCAACGCCGCCCGTAACCTGTCCAACTCGTACGGTGCGCTGGCCACTTCGACCCAGAGGCTGTCTTCGGGCCTTCGCATTAACACCGCAGCCGACGACGCCGCCGGCCTTGCCATCCGCGAGCTTATGCGGGCCGACATTTCCGCCATCAACCAGGGCGTGCGCAACGCCAACGACGCCATCTCCATGATCCAGACGGCGGACGGCGCGCTCCAGGTCATCGATGAAAAGCTCATCCGCATGAAGGAACTGGCGGAACAGGCTTCCACCGGCACCTACACCTCGGACCAGCGTCTTATCATCGACTCGGAATACCAGGCCATGGCTTCGGAAATCACCCGAATCGCCAACGCCACGGACTTCAACGGCATCTACCTGCTCAACGGCAACCTGTCCGGCGCCACCCACAATGGTTCCGCCTCGGTTTCCACCGGCAAGATGAAGGTGCATTTCGGCTCCGGCAACGAGTCCTCGGAAGACTACTACTACGTCCAGATCGGCACCTCCACCGCTTCGGCCTTCGGCCTGGGCATCGGCGCCGCGTCCTCCACCGACCAGGCCGGACGCAGCATCTCCACCCAGCAGCTGGCCCAGCTCGCCCTCGACGCCATCAAGGACGCCATCGTCTCCAAGGACAAGATCCGCGCCAACCTCGGCGCGCTGCAGAACCGGCTGGAGAACACCATCTCCAACCTGCAGATCCAGGCCGAAAACCTCCAGGCCGCCGAGTCGCAGATCTCCGACGTCGATGTGGCCACGGAAATGACCCAGTTCGTGCGCAACCAGATCCTGACCCAGTCGGCCGTTGCCATGCTGTCCCAGGCCAACTCCATGCCGAAGATGGCCATGCAGCTCATCGGCGGTTAG
- the rpsD gene encoding 30S ribosomal protein S4, which translates to MARYTEAKCRICRREGAKLFLKGDRCYTDKCAHERRPYAPGQHGRIRKKMSDYAVQLREKQKTRKMYGILEEQFRDYFKRADMQKGVTGENLLSALERRLDNTIYRLGFATSRNQARQLVRHGLFTLNGRRVNIPSLQVKVGDVIEVRERNRQSPIILEAQQVIARRGTPAWLEVEGEKLKGKVIALPTREDVQFPINEQLIVELYSK; encoded by the coding sequence TTGGCACGTTATACTGAAGCGAAATGCCGGATTTGCCGCCGGGAAGGGGCCAAGCTGTTTTTGAAGGGCGACCGGTGCTACACCGACAAGTGCGCTCATGAGCGCCGCCCCTACGCCCCTGGCCAGCATGGCCGCATTCGCAAAAAAATGAGCGATTACGCCGTCCAGTTGCGCGAGAAGCAGAAGACCCGCAAGATGTACGGCATCCTGGAAGAGCAGTTCCGCGACTACTTCAAACGCGCGGACATGCAGAAAGGCGTCACCGGCGAAAACCTGCTTTCCGCCCTGGAACGCCGCCTGGACAACACGATCTACCGCCTGGGTTTCGCCACTTCGCGCAACCAGGCCCGGCAGCTCGTACGTCACGGCCTGTTCACCCTCAACGGTCGTCGGGTGAACATCCCGTCCTTGCAGGTCAAGGTCGGCGACGTCATCGAAGTCCGTGAACGTAACCGGCAGTCGCCCATCATCCTGGAAGCCCAGCAGGTCATCGCCCGTCGCGGCACCCCGGCTTGGCTTGAGGTGGAAGGCGAAAAGCTTAAAGGCAAGGTCATCGCGCTGCCCACCCGCGAGGACGTGCAGTTCCCGATCAACGAGCAGCTCATCGTCGAGCTTTACTCCAAGTAA
- a CDS encoding selenium metabolism-associated LysR family transcriptional regulator has product MDVRRLQAFAKVYELRSFSRAGEELLLSQPTISAHISALEEELETQLFDRLGRTVLPTQAGDVLYRYCTTIFTQLDHAKADIMALSARVAGELVIGGSTIPAHYIIPRLVARYVAAYPEVQVDMTGGDSSEIAQKVADGTVHVGIVGAPASYPELVSLPYLDDALVVVVPASLPLPDLTGSGWQDRLAGLPWIMREQGSGTRQTLEASFAKGGLDIRDITPVLVVHSSLAVLECVEAGLGVAAVSTLAARAYLERGTVAGLDVPHLDMRRSFYVIHHGKRYLFPALRAFLKICGFA; this is encoded by the coding sequence ATGGATGTACGACGGCTCCAGGCCTTTGCCAAAGTCTACGAGCTCCGCAGTTTTTCCCGAGCCGGCGAAGAGTTGCTGCTGTCCCAGCCCACCATCAGCGCGCATATTTCCGCTCTGGAAGAAGAACTCGAAACCCAGCTCTTCGACCGTCTCGGCCGGACCGTGCTGCCGACTCAGGCCGGCGACGTGCTCTACCGCTACTGCACCACCATCTTCACCCAGCTCGACCATGCCAAGGCCGACATCATGGCCCTGTCCGCCCGCGTGGCCGGCGAACTGGTCATCGGCGGCAGCACCATACCGGCCCACTACATCATCCCCCGCTTGGTGGCCCGCTACGTGGCCGCCTATCCCGAGGTCCAGGTGGACATGACCGGCGGCGACTCTAGCGAGATCGCGCAAAAAGTGGCCGATGGCACGGTCCATGTTGGCATTGTCGGCGCGCCAGCGTCATATCCCGAATTGGTCAGCCTGCCTTATCTTGATGACGCCCTGGTTGTCGTGGTGCCGGCCTCCCTGCCCTTGCCGGACTTGACCGGGAGCGGGTGGCAGGACCGTTTGGCCGGTTTGCCCTGGATCATGCGTGAGCAGGGGTCAGGCACGCGCCAGACATTGGAGGCGTCCTTTGCCAAGGGCGGTTTGGATATTCGGGACATCACCCCGGTGCTGGTCGTGCATTCTTCGCTGGCCGTTCTTGAATGCGTTGAGGCTGGACTAGGGGTGGCCGCCGTATCCACTTTGGCTGCCAGGGCGTATTTGGAGCGGGGAACCGTAGCGGGTCTGGACGTGCCGCATTTGGACATGCGGCGCAGTTTCTATGTGATCCATCATGGAAAACGGTATCTTTTTCCGGCATTACGCGCTTTTCTCAAGATTTGTGGTTTCGCCTAG
- the rplQ gene encoding 50S ribosomal protein L17, with the protein MRHNKSGRKLGRTAAHRKAMLRNMARSLLIHERIRTTEHKAKELRGVVEQLVTLAQTDSVHARRMAFKVLENHQLVARLFNEIGPRFTGQPGGYTRVVKMSLPRAGDCASMAVIELTKLAGAAPAAKEETPKDASSEA; encoded by the coding sequence ATGAGGCATAACAAATCCGGACGCAAACTTGGCAGGACCGCCGCGCACCGCAAGGCCATGCTGCGCAATATGGCTCGTTCGCTGCTGATCCACGAGCGGATCCGCACCACCGAACACAAGGCCAAGGAACTTCGCGGCGTTGTTGAGCAGCTTGTCACCCTGGCCCAGACCGACAGCGTCCACGCTCGTCGCATGGCCTTCAAGGTCCTCGAAAACCACCAGCTCGTGGCCCGGCTCTTTAACGAGATCGGCCCGCGCTTCACCGGCCAGCCGGGCGGCTACACCCGCGTGGTCAAGATGAGCCTGCCCCGGGCCGGCGACTGCGCCTCCATGGCCGTCATTGAGTTGACCAAGCTGGCCGGGGCCGCCCCCGCCGCCAAGGAAGAGACGCCCAAAGACGCTTCTTCCGAGGCCTAG
- the rpsM gene encoding 30S ribosomal protein S13 — MARIAGVDLPKNKRMDIALTYIFGIGRTTALRILESTGVDWTKNSDALTSEETNNIRKELEANYKVEGDLRREITAGIKRLMDIGCYRGLRHRRGLPCRGQRTHTNSRTRKGPRRGVMAKKKK, encoded by the coding sequence GTGGCCAGAATCGCGGGAGTCGACCTTCCCAAGAACAAGCGGATGGACATTGCGCTGACCTATATCTTCGGCATCGGCCGTACCACGGCCCTGCGCATCCTCGAAAGCACCGGCGTTGATTGGACGAAAAATTCCGACGCCTTGACTTCCGAGGAAACCAACAACATCCGCAAGGAACTCGAAGCCAACTACAAGGTCGAGGGCGATCTGCGGCGTGAAATCACCGCCGGCATCAAGCGCCTCATGGACATCGGTTGCTATCGGGGCCTGCGTCACCGCCGGGGTCTGCCCTGTCGCGGACAGCGCACCCACACCAATTCGCGTACCCGCAAGGGGCCGCGTCGTGGTGTGATGGCCAAGAAGAAGAAGTAA
- the rpsK gene encoding 30S ribosomal protein S11, with product MAKPRRTGKKERKNIPVGVAHIQATFNNTIVTFTDQKGNVVSWATSGGAGFKGSRKSTPFAAQVAAENAARKAQENGMRTVGVLVKGPGSGREAAMRAIHNAGFKISYIRDITPIPHNGCRPPKRRRV from the coding sequence ATGGCGAAACCGCGCCGCACCGGCAAAAAGGAACGCAAGAACATTCCCGTGGGCGTGGCCCACATTCAGGCCACGTTCAACAATACCATCGTGACCTTCACCGATCAGAAGGGCAACGTGGTCAGCTGGGCCACCTCCGGTGGGGCTGGTTTCAAGGGGTCGCGCAAGTCCACCCCGTTTGCCGCCCAGGTCGCCGCAGAAAACGCCGCGCGCAAGGCCCAGGAAAACGGCATGCGCACCGTCGGTGTTTTGGTGAAGGGGCCGGGGTCCGGACGTGAGGCCGCCATGCGCGCCATTCACAACGCCGGGTTCAAGATCAGCTACATCCGCGATATTACGCCCATCCCCCACAACGGCTGCCGTCCGCCCAAGCGGCGTCGCGTCTAG
- the rpmJ gene encoding 50S ribosomal protein L36 — MKVRPSVKKLCPKCKIIRRHGVVRVICDNPRHKQRQG, encoded by the coding sequence ATGAAAGTGAGACCTTCGGTGAAAAAACTTTGTCCCAAGTGCAAAATCATCCGGCGTCACGGCGTTGTGCGGGTGATCTGCGATAACCCCCGGCACAAGCAACGTCAGGGATAA
- the map gene encoding type I methionyl aminopeptidase, whose protein sequence is MKKVRGIYLKNDLELASMREACRIVAVILRDLSEAVKPGVTTMTFEQLALKRCADFKVKPGFLGMYGFPFALCCSVNEEVVHGFPSDRVLKEGDLVSFDMGVVYDGFYGDAATTVPVGEISPEKAKLLQVTRESLAKGIAEAISGNDLYDISRAVQKHVEGHGLSVVRRFVGHGIGRKLHEKPEIPNFEPKDAPRVPLLPGMVLAIEPMVTAGGPDVEVLSDNWTAVTKDRSLSAHFEHTVAVTKNGPRILSLAD, encoded by the coding sequence TTGAAAAAGGTCAGGGGGATCTACCTCAAAAACGACCTTGAACTGGCCTCCATGCGGGAAGCCTGCCGCATCGTGGCCGTGATCCTGCGGGATCTGTCCGAAGCGGTGAAGCCGGGCGTGACCACCATGACCTTCGAACAGCTGGCTCTGAAGCGCTGCGCCGATTTCAAGGTCAAGCCGGGGTTCCTGGGCATGTACGGGTTTCCGTTTGCCTTGTGCTGCTCGGTCAATGAGGAAGTCGTTCACGGCTTTCCATCCGACCGGGTGCTCAAAGAAGGGGACCTGGTCAGCTTCGACATGGGCGTGGTCTACGACGGGTTTTACGGAGACGCCGCCACAACGGTCCCGGTTGGCGAGATAAGTCCCGAGAAAGCCAAGCTTTTGCAGGTGACTCGGGAAAGTCTGGCCAAGGGCATTGCCGAGGCCATATCCGGCAATGACCTGTATGACATTTCGCGGGCCGTGCAAAAACATGTTGAAGGCCATGGCCTAAGTGTTGTAAGACGGTTCGTTGGTCACGGCATTGGGAGGAAGCTCCACGAGAAGCCCGAAATTCCCAATTTCGAGCCCAAGGACGCGCCTCGCGTCCCGCTTCTTCCCGGGATGGTGCTCGCCATCGAACCCATGGTGACGGCGGGTGGTCCCGACGTCGAAGTGTTGTCCGACAATTGGACGGCCGTGACGAAAGATCGCAGCCTGTCCGCGCATTTCGAGCATACGGTGGCTGTGACCAAAAACGGTCCTCGGATTTTAAGCCTGGCTGATTGA
- a CDS encoding sulfotransferase family protein: MHKPFCFLHIPRTAGTTLNTILSQNFEKDAILSLYKKEEFEQYKEILLENFQKLKLIQGHILLQNYDPPQIYSSDVKVFTFLREPLARMQSEYFFLKQWKYSQMYEIIHKNNMSFVDYITSDLSKVRYKGKNFMTRAISGEDLASSGARQKALSQAKRHLEKQFVFFGIQERFDESLVMLSKVLSLKNILYERRNVLSEKCKKTLSSHDVEVATRYNALDIELYQFACALFNDRLTSKRVVTPGEIKAFMTMNAKYQRLCELLDKKSGMQPGEIRLPK; the protein is encoded by the coding sequence ATGCATAAGCCTTTTTGTTTTCTTCATATACCGAGAACAGCCGGGACGACGCTTAATACAATCTTGTCGCAAAATTTTGAGAAAGATGCAATTTTATCTCTGTACAAGAAAGAGGAGTTTGAACAGTACAAAGAAATTTTGCTCGAAAACTTCCAAAAGTTAAAGCTTATACAAGGTCATATTTTACTGCAAAATTACGATCCTCCTCAAATATATTCTTCTGACGTCAAGGTGTTTACTTTTTTGCGTGAACCATTGGCACGCATGCAATCTGAGTATTTTTTCTTGAAGCAGTGGAAATATAGTCAAATGTACGAAATTATACATAAAAACAACATGTCTTTTGTGGATTATATAACCAGCGACTTGAGTAAAGTACGGTATAAGGGCAAAAATTTCATGACGCGTGCGATTTCCGGGGAAGACTTGGCTTCATCGGGCGCACGTCAGAAGGCGCTGTCTCAGGCTAAACGACATCTTGAAAAGCAGTTTGTTTTTTTTGGCATACAGGAACGGTTTGACGAGAGTCTTGTGATGTTGAGCAAAGTATTGTCCTTGAAAAATATCCTGTATGAAAGAAGAAATGTCTTGTCAGAAAAATGCAAAAAGACGCTTTCTTCTCATGATGTCGAGGTGGCTACACGGTATAATGCTCTTGATATTGAATTATATCAGTTTGCATGTGCGCTTTTTAACGACAGGCTTACTTCCAAACGTGTTGTGACGCCTGGTGAAATCAAAGCCTTCATGACGATGAATGCCAAGTATCAAAGACTATGTGAGCTTCTCGATAAAAAAAGCGGAATGCAGCCGGGCGAGATCAGGCTGCCGAAGTAA